The genomic DNA ACATAAGTTTACTAATGTTGCTTTGGTGTTGCTTGGTTCAATAATCCTGACTGGCATTCTCAACAGGCTTCTCAACTGGTATGGACAATCGGACAGGTGGTACTGTAAGGGTAAACCTAAATTCACTCACATGTTGCTACTGAGATTGTCCCATTCTTGGTAACTTCCTTCTGAACATGGTTGTAGAGGATGCAAGATGCAGTATGTAAAACAGCATCATTTGCTAACAACCTGGTGGCATATGCCAGTAACAATAAGAATTTATCCATGGAGAACTGACAGGACCCGGGGACAGGACATGACCAAATATTGAAACTCTAATAGATCTCCAGTTCATTTTTGTCAGccagaaattttatttccatgCCACAATGTACCCTAAAACAAGCTCCTTTTGAGGTAACACCTTGAGTTGTTGTCACGGAGACACTCATGGTTTACAGCAATCTTCCTGCATTGAAGTGCCATGATCTCCCATACTCAAAGTGCAAAGTCCAATTTTGAAGGTCTGGTAAATTATGTGTAAATAGGGCAAATGCCAACCTGCACACTCATGTTGGCTTTTTTGGTGGCAGTACAGGTGCCGTATTACTTACAAACATTCACTGTGGCCTTACCTAACACCATATACACACCAGAAGAAAAATACATACtgattttgtgttgtacaatGGTTTGTTATACAACaatgacacaaattttcaatgccaaaatatacCTTGTGTATACCTTGTGTACCTTGTGTATTGGTATCCATCGCCGACGAAAATATAGCTCAGTGTGTAACCTGTTCAGTGTGTAACATAACCTGCATAtaccctacggctaaaaagCTCTATGAGTAATGGTAAAAGAGCTATAGCCACTTTAAGGCCTTGTgtgtcatgaatttttttttgacttGGGAATTGCTAAACAatactgaatacaaaaaatgttaTACTTATCCATTATACAAGTCacacatggatttttgaaaattggaaagGATGGCATATGAAGCGACCAGAATTACGCTATGGCATCTTTTGGCACTGTATTCTCATTAGTAATAACCAGATGAGTTACAGATCCTTGGCGATCTTCTCTTGCCCTGATTCTAGAGGTCAAGTCCAAACACCTCAGTGATATTGTTGGCATGCATTACAAGTGCCATTCCCTGTACAGATATTGAGGTTGCTTGTACACAGgaaagacaattttccaaaagaCCCTTTACAAACTCAGTTAAACAATATCAAAGTATAGAGGCTTGATACCTTGTGAAATGTGGGCAGAAACTTCAGCTGTACCTTACTCTACGCTATACCAAAGGAAAACTGATCACTATTATGTAATAACTTGGTCTACATAATGCTAGAAAAAGACAAGATTTTGAACATTTCAGTGTCTCTGAAGATGTGCCAAATTTAGAGGTCTATCTacttatgatgatgatgatgatgatgattacttTGTTATTCATAGAAGTTTCACATTAATAGTTTGATATTTGTATTATGGCATTTTCACTTGATGCTTACTTGAAAAACTTGTCATGTttgcagaaaattaaaaaaaggcTTTGCACAAAGATCACTATACCATTTCTTTGGTAATCATGAATGTTATATTCACGTCCTGTTACGACTCATACATTGTCATTGGCATTGGCGGTATGAAATATCAAATACGTCTACAAAACAACTTTACTCATATTATGACATACACTACACGAAAGATCTACTTAAAAAAactcattgacaatgacatagtccccattgTAATAGGAGaattagtcttgagggggcagggaaatgaggtcattaagaagtatcactgaagtgtatatgttcagatctatggacacataggtctatgtcattgttcccaatttgaaacaagaggcatgtctaagttatggttctaaatcggaaaaaagatcaaacctctagctgtattggccagccaagaaatacatatgtgcataataaatgaggtacaagatgtgacatcttaaggtctattatcctatcaaaattgaagcgtaaagaacttgtgattactgagttatgcatatatatgcatattcaaggtcaaaggtcatcaaggtcacgtgacatttgaaaaaaaaacattgtattgctaattaatccatatatgccaaaattcagacctctagctctattggcttgcccacaattatatatgggcataattaacgagccaaggtcacgtgacattttgtcaaaaaaattgtattgctaaggtatccctatataccaaaaatcagacctctagctctattggctcgctcaaaattagatatgtgcataattaatgaggtacaatatgtggcgtcataaggtgtcccatcataccgaatatgaagggtgtatcacttgtggttcctgagttatgcacaaatatgtatatttgaggtcaaaggtcattgacatcacttgacattttgtcaaaaaattgtattgctaagttatccctatataccaaaaatcagacctctagctctattggctcgctcaaattagatatgcacataattaatgaggtacaatatgtggcgtcataaggtgtcccatcataccaaatatgaagggtgtagcattagtgattactgagttatggacaaatatgtatatttgaggttaaaggtcaccaaggtcacgtgacattttgtcaaaaaattgtattgctaagttatccatatataccaaaaatctgacctctagctctattggctcgctcaaaattagatatgcacataattaatgaggtacaatatgtggcgtcatagggtgtcccatcataccatatatgaaaggtttaccacttgtggttactgagttatggacaaatatgtatattcgaggtcaaaggtcaccaaggtcacatgacattttgtcaaagtgtctgagatatctgcgtgaacggatggactcacggactgacatgacccaatctatgagccccctggactttatctgtggggactaaaaactgtgtcactgcatcctttttgcaatatgaatacgatgagaaaagttacatttttatttatcttgggagcctatgtactgccttatacatgggagtctatggactgccttatacatgggagtctatggacttccttatacatgggagtctatggactgccttatacatgggagtctatggactgccttatacatgggagtctatggtctgccttatacatgggagtctatggactgccttatacatgggagtctatggtctgccttatacatgggagtctatggtctgccttatacatgggagtctatggaggtgaaaactaaaaagtcctctaccatggccaaatttgatcgcattgtgaaacaaatcgacgtgcatctgtatgaggtatggtactatccttgtaccaagtttgaacgaaatcgctccaggcgtctctgagatatctgcgtgaacggacggacgcacggacggacgcacggacgcacggacatgaccaaacctataagtcccccccggacggtgtccgtggggactaaaaatgatagagaaaacagtgtgaaacctcagtaatactttatgggttgcctgtgccagtgtgaaaatctcagtaatactttatgggttgcctgtgcttatacatgggagtctatggactgccttatacatgggggtctatggaggtgaaaactaaaaagttctctaacacggccaaatttgatcgcattgtaaaacaaatcgaagtgcatctgtatgaggtagggtactatccttgaaccaagtttgaaaaaaatcgctccaggcatctctgagatatctgggtgaacggacggacgcaggcacgcacgcacgcacacacagacgcacgcacggacatgaccaaacctataagtccccccggacggtgtccgtggggacttaaaaaaactattaaaatgaaaatagctTACAAAATATCTAATAAATCTACCATGTTAGGTTGTGCAAAGCAGGTTAATTGcttatatttaaaaataaatattatgatcGGAAATACACTGTATTCTCTGTATACTTCTTTCTAAGAGTTCATCCACGGTCTTTCGTCTCGTTGCTGTTTGTTGTACGCCTTCATGGCTTTCTTTGGGGGAACGAGAGTATTGCCGAGACCTGCTCGCTTCCTCTTCTGATTTTGCAAAACGTCTTCATCATCTCCAGCACTGTTGTTAAACGCCTCATTATCAAATTGCATGGCGTTTGCCGCTGTCCCGGCCGGAGCGAACTTGAGCACAGGGCCCCTGCCACTGCTGATGCTGCTGCCGCCGCCACCACTGTGCACAAACTTGCATTTGTCACCAAATCTGCATTTTCCTTTCAGAAACTTATAGCAGACCTTTTTTTGTTTGGCTTCCTGTCTCTCTACCGTGCTGAGTTTCACATGCTGTTCCAGGATTGATGTCTTGGCGTCCTCCTGGTCCTTGAAAGGGTTAGCATAGATAGACGAGCTACTCCTCTGCTTGGAAGAGTCTCCCGAGCTGGTACTGAAAATATCTGGAAGGGGCAGTTTCTCTTGTGATTCCACAGGGGAAGGCGTCACCTCATCATCATTTTCACTTTCATCAGAGTCACTAGAGTTGGTCAACAAATTAACTCCACCCTGGTATGTCCTTGATACTGCCTCGAGTTGGTCTGTCCTGCATTgtcacaaaatgaaaatatgtaaaGCGATTTATTATTCATGGACAGAGAAAGACCTAACTGAATAAGAAGTCGCCTTTTATCCTGTCCTATCAACTCTTTACTAAGGCTTAGACCTTATAGTAACAATAAACATGTGTGAAGAACACAAATTGTGAAAATGAATGGGAAAAAATCAAGAGAAAAAATCTATTATGTGGATCTTGAAAAATTGTGGTTTTGTTAATTGGAAGATACATATTTCAAACCATGATAGTTAGCATTACATGGTCACACACTTGTGCCTGCTTAGTTTTGACCTtggtttgttttgcaaatttggAGAAAAATCTCATATTTGCAATTGCATGTGTGTGTATCGTGttcagtatgtatgtaaatgtgtATGTGCATATATGTGAGTACATATATCTATATAGCTACGTACACTTTTCTCCATATGTACGTATACACCTGTAAATATATCAGCATAATCTATCCGATGCATGTGTACTGTACTGCTGcacattttaaatatctgtcaATACAAATCAGGACTAGGATAACTACATTGCGGTTGGGAATTTAGAGACTGGGTTCTCGGTGTTCACAGTCATGAACCACCTCCCCAGCTCCATGGAAGGACCATGTACTGTGTGCCACCTCCATGCCCGTTCCAAAGGCCCGTCCCCTCTCCTCTCTATGCCAATGAACGACAGTTTTTTAGGGAGACAGCTCTGGGTTAGTCGCGTCCTGTGGGTTTCACATGTATGTGTTACGACAAGAGCTGGTCTGcaatgtttcatcaaatatgccaGATTACCAAAGCGTGTTGCGAACTTATCATCTTCGTTTCGACAGGACGACCACTTAATAATTCTTTAAACTTGCTTACTTCACACAACTTTTGAACACAGCCTCTTCACCTTCGTCTTGATCGGAATCACTGGACGAAGCTCCGTAGTCTGCAACGAGAGCCATAGACGCCATACTAATCACAACTAGGGCAGTAGGTGTAATTAGGTCaatgttgagggcgctgtgaaccGTGGCTGCATGCGTTGTTCGGGGCGCTGTTCAAGTGAGAATTTCggtaaattttcgatcggatttgAACTCAAAACGTACGACACCTTGTCACCTAGCGAGGACATCACAGCCAACAACGCTCaactaaattaaataaaaagagGTGGTTCAATAAACGAGACTGATTTCTGAGAGTAATCAACTTAGGAAACTATCATTGCAATACTCTCATCCTTTTACAACACTTAATGCGTGTTCAAGCTATTTCATTTGCTGCCTCGTGTTATCTGTTGGGGCTGTAATCCTTTTTCTGTATAATTGCTTGTCTCTTTGGAACATGTTTCTCGAGACGTATCACTCCCGTAAGATTAGCATGTTGTCCTCACGTAGATTATTAAATACTTACATGAATGGAGGGTTTTCTTGGGGCATCGACTTTCTCAAAATGATAACTTGCTAATCAGACAGTTACTAATTCATTGGCTAAAATTTTGCGATATCGATTAAAGTCAATAGGGTAACAGACATAATAGGGATCGATAATTGTCTCCGAGCGTGTCTTATTTCAGGAATTCAGCGAACTACAGACTGTGAGCGAACCAACACTAAGGCTCTAGTCACCTTCGAAGACATCAGATCTGAGCGGAGCAGACTTCTCCGTTTTAAGCTTATAAAGATCAAGCTCAATTTGTCTGTAATAAAATATCGATGTAGATTAAATAGCTTACCAGAAAATCATATCGGTACTTTTGATATTGCGAAGTACTGATCAAAGCAGTTCATGCTGCAAACTTGTCGTCTATCTGACTTCGCCTCAAACTGCTTCCTGTATTTCAAAGTCGAATGCATTATTTCACACACACGGGCAGGGTCAACCTTGAGGTATTGTAAAAGTCATATCTTTTTCAAACCAACTGCCAACAGCACGTACGTATGCAAGGCGTACCTAATAGCGGCTGCACAAAGTTCGCGGCAAAAACGTTAGTGATAGGGCCTATAGGCCTGCTGTGTTAtggaataaaaaaatgcaacccCTTGAACACACCACAATTGGCTCTTGTCCGCTGTATGGAAACCTggcacaaaaacaaataaacagacgatgtttaaaaagtaaatttcgtaattttattataattttaaatattcacGATTTTATCTTTCgcaaaaaaactaacaaattttgttAGAACATTTTCTTAAGCAAAATTTTCGCGAAATAGCCCACATGAGGCCGAAAATAAACAAGTCAAATAAATTTGAACTTGTCGAAAATCTAAATCTGTGAGCGCGATGACAAAATTATATGTAAGTTCATACTCTGTGTATTATTCCTTTCATAGTAGTTCCTGCACAGCTTCCCTATGAACGCACCCTCCCATTCACACACAGGGATTCTTAAACTAGTAAAATTGTTCCGGGGTAATAGGTCGACCCTCTCAACATGCGCTGGctacataccaagtttcctTCGACATATAAGCTTACGAGCAAATCATGATCGCTGAGCTGCTAAAAAACGGCTGAAATTTTTAAAACGTTTGCTTATGTTATTGAGAATCAATCGGATTTGATGCAAAAACTGccaaaatattaacaaataaaCTGAAATTTCTGACTGAACGACTATCTTCTGGTCATAGGTGAACAAAAGTGTTCTCATTTTTCATCAAGTTCTCGGTTCGTGGACTCTTTGAGTTCAGGTGAATACGGACTCTAGTCGTTGCATTTGATTGTCCCGATTGGTTTTTATACTAAGCGTCTCAAAGTCAGGTTCCTACTTtatatgatttt from Ptychodera flava strain L36383 chromosome 12, AS_Pfla_20210202, whole genome shotgun sequence includes the following:
- the LOC139145027 gene encoding uncharacterized protein produces the protein MASMALVADYGASSSDSDQDEGEEAVFKSCVKTDQLEAVSRTYQGGVNLLTNSSDSDESENDDEVTPSPVESQEKLPLPDIFSTSSGDSSKQRSSSSIYANPFKDQEDAKTSILEQHVKLSTVERQEAKQKKVCYKFLKGKCRFGDKCKFVHSGGGGSSISSGRGPVLKFAPAGTAANAMQFDNEAFNNSAGDDEDVLQNQKRKRAGLGNTLVPPKKAMKAYNKQQRDERPWMNS